A DNA window from Acinetobacter sp. 10FS3-1 contains the following coding sequences:
- a CDS encoding SPFH domain-containing protein, translating into MSSGSIIVLAFLAFVAITIFKGVRIVPQGYKWIVQRLGKYHTTLNPGLNFVIPYVDEVAYKVTTKDIVLDIPSQEVITRDNAVLLMNAVAYINLTTPEKAVYGIENYSWAIQNLVQTSLRSIVGEMDLDDALSSRDHIKARLKSSISDDISDWGITLKTVEIQDIKPSITMQTAMEEQAAAERQRRATVTKADGEKQAAILEADGRLEASRRDAEAQVVLAESSQRAIDMVTSAIGDNEIPVAYLLGEQYVKAMQDMAKSPNAKTVVLPADILNTIRGVMGRNH; encoded by the coding sequence ATGTCTAGTGGCTCTATAATTGTTCTTGCATTTTTAGCTTTTGTTGCAATTACCATCTTTAAAGGTGTGCGTATTGTTCCGCAAGGTTATAAGTGGATTGTACAAAGACTCGGTAAATACCATACCACCCTGAATCCGGGCCTGAATTTTGTCATTCCCTATGTCGATGAAGTCGCCTATAAAGTCACAACCAAAGATATCGTGCTGGATATTCCCTCTCAAGAAGTGATTACCCGTGATAACGCGGTGCTGCTCATGAATGCCGTGGCGTATATCAACCTGACCACACCTGAAAAAGCCGTATATGGTATTGAAAATTACTCTTGGGCCATCCAAAACCTGGTTCAGACTTCACTACGTTCTATCGTGGGTGAAATGGATCTGGATGATGCTTTATCTTCACGTGACCATATCAAGGCGCGTTTAAAATCCAGTATTTCGGATGATATTTCAGACTGGGGCATCACCTTAAAAACCGTAGAAATTCAAGATATTAAGCCATCTATTACGATGCAGACCGCAATGGAAGAACAAGCCGCTGCAGAACGTCAGCGCCGTGCAACCGTAACCAAGGCCGATGGTGAAAAACAGGCTGCCATTCTGGAAGCGGATGGTCGTCTGGAAGCTTCACGCCGTGATGCGGAAGCACAAGTCGTTTTGGCTGAGTCTTCACAACGTGCCATTGACATGGTGACCTCTGCAATTGGAGATAATGAAATCCCGGTGGCATATTTACTTGGTGAACAATATGTCAAAGCCATGCAAGATATGGCCAAATCTCCAAATGCCAAAACTGTGGTACTGCCTGCCGATATACTCAATACCATCCGCGGCGTGATGGGAAGAAATCATTAA
- the putP gene encoding sodium/proline symporter PutP: MSPLNPTLITFLLYIVAMVVIGLMAYRATNNFSDYILGGRRLGSFVTALSAGASDMSGWLLMGLPGAIYLSGLSEMWIAIGLIIGAWLNWLLVAGRLRVHTEVQHNALTLPDYFSNRFNDQKKVLRIVSAFVILIFFAIYCASGMVAGARLFESMFGLSYSTALWISAIATISYVFIGGFLAVSWTDTIQAGLMIFALLLTPIVTLLTFSDLSQVTLALEAARPQAMNLVGDLSTVAILSLMAWGLGYFGQPHILVRFMAADSVKSIPNARRIGMTWMILCLGGAVAAGFFGIAYFQAHPELATVVSTNPETVFMELTKILFNPWIAGIVLAAILAAVMSTLSCQLLVCSSTLTEDFYKSFLRKNASQKELVWVGRLMVLLIALLAIWMAGNPESKVLGLVSYAWAGFGAAFGPLIILSLFWKRMTLNGALAGMIVGAAMVILWKNTLGVTGLGVIPAGIYEIIPGFMCSWIAIVLVSLIDKTPTAAITTRFEEAERLYNQSK, translated from the coding sequence ATGAGTCCCCTAAATCCGACCTTAATTACCTTTCTTCTTTATATCGTTGCCATGGTCGTGATTGGCCTGATGGCTTATCGTGCAACCAATAACTTTTCTGATTACATTTTAGGGGGCCGACGTTTAGGTAGTTTCGTAACTGCACTTTCTGCCGGGGCTTCTGACATGAGTGGTTGGCTGCTAATGGGCTTGCCAGGTGCAATTTATCTTTCTGGCCTGTCAGAGATGTGGATTGCAATTGGCCTGATCATCGGCGCATGGCTGAACTGGCTGCTGGTTGCCGGGCGTTTACGCGTACATACCGAAGTCCAGCACAATGCCCTGACCCTGCCAGATTATTTCTCCAACCGCTTTAATGACCAGAAGAAAGTCCTGCGTATTGTGTCAGCCTTTGTCATTCTGATTTTCTTTGCGATTTATTGTGCTTCAGGCATGGTTGCCGGTGCCCGTCTGTTTGAAAGTATGTTTGGCCTGTCTTACAGTACAGCTCTCTGGATCAGTGCGATTGCGACCATCAGCTATGTGTTTATTGGTGGCTTTCTGGCTGTCAGCTGGACCGATACCATTCAGGCTGGCCTGATGATTTTTGCACTTTTATTGACGCCAATTGTGACCTTGCTGACGTTCTCCGATCTGTCACAGGTCACGTTGGCGCTGGAAGCTGCCCGTCCACAGGCCATGAATCTGGTGGGTGATCTGAGTACCGTAGCCATTCTTTCACTGATGGCATGGGGCTTAGGTTATTTTGGCCAGCCGCATATTCTGGTGCGCTTTATGGCGGCAGATTCTGTCAAGTCGATTCCGAATGCACGCCGTATTGGTATGACCTGGATGATTCTTTGCCTGGGCGGTGCAGTTGCAGCCGGTTTCTTTGGTATTGCTTATTTCCAGGCTCATCCAGAATTAGCCACTGTTGTGAGTACCAATCCTGAAACAGTATTTATGGAACTGACCAAAATCCTGTTTAATCCATGGATTGCCGGTATTGTGCTGGCTGCAATTTTGGCCGCTGTCATGAGTACCTTGAGCTGCCAGCTTCTGGTCTGTTCAAGCACCCTCACCGAAGATTTTTATAAATCTTTTCTGCGTAAAAATGCCTCACAAAAAGAACTGGTGTGGGTCGGCCGCTTAATGGTGCTGCTGATTGCCCTGCTTGCCATCTGGATGGCGGGTAATCCTGAATCTAAAGTACTGGGCTTGGTATCTTATGCCTGGGCCGGTTTTGGTGCAGCCTTCGGCCCTCTGATTATTCTGTCACTGTTCTGGAAGCGCATGACTTTAAATGGTGCTCTGGCAGGGATGATCGTCGGTGCTGCTATGGTTATTCTCTGGAAAAACACATTGGGCGTTACTGGTCTGGGAGTTATTCCAGCTGGAATCTATGAAATTATCCCCGGCTTTATGTGCTCATGGATTGCGATTGTACTGGTGAGCCTGATAGACAAAACCCCAACTGCCGCAATTACCACCCGTTTTGAAGAAGCAGAACGTCTGTATAACCAAAGCAAATAA
- a CDS encoding polyprenyl synthetase family protein — protein MSSITDVSTHALTQAQQRIHHDLLAALEAFAIPEPLKSAVHHAVMLGGKRVRPALCYATASLKPNQNTAAVRRAAVAIEFIHCYSLAHDDLPCMDNDLLRRGQPTCHVAYGEDTALLAGDILQSMAFEILGSRLFDQGPAVESSIVLKQMQILATASSKMVNGQVLDLQSEGKKIDQEALETIHRNKTGALISAAIMMAAVTIFEGTDLAIPKLREFGQVIGLAFQVQDDILDIISDTEVLGKTAGKDEQVEKSTYPALMGLEQAKIYAQQLHDQALTALAHFEGEAEELMHITQFLLHRKS, from the coding sequence GTGTCATCTATTACTGACGTATCAACCCATGCATTAACTCAAGCACAACAACGGATTCACCACGACTTACTGGCCGCTTTAGAGGCTTTTGCCATTCCTGAGCCGCTAAAGTCGGCAGTCCATCATGCCGTGATGCTTGGCGGCAAGCGGGTACGTCCAGCCCTGTGTTATGCCACCGCCTCCCTAAAGCCCAACCAGAATACCGCTGCGGTACGCCGTGCGGCTGTTGCGATTGAATTTATTCATTGTTATTCACTGGCCCATGATGACCTGCCATGTATGGATAATGACCTGTTACGCCGTGGGCAGCCGACTTGTCATGTGGCCTATGGTGAAGATACGGCGCTGTTGGCCGGAGATATTCTGCAGTCCATGGCTTTTGAAATTCTGGGTAGCCGTCTGTTTGATCAGGGACCGGCTGTCGAGTCGTCGATTGTCTTGAAGCAGATGCAGATTTTAGCAACGGCCTCTTCAAAAATGGTCAATGGTCAGGTGCTTGATTTACAGTCTGAAGGCAAGAAAATTGATCAAGAGGCTTTAGAAACCATTCACCGTAATAAAACCGGTGCTTTAATCAGCGCAGCAATTATGATGGCGGCAGTGACAATCTTTGAAGGAACCGATCTGGCGATTCCTAAACTGCGTGAATTTGGACAGGTCATTGGTTTGGCCTTCCAGGTGCAGGACGATATTCTGGATATTATTTCCGACACGGAAGTGTTGGGTAAAACCGCAGGCAAGGATGAACAGGTTGAGAAATCGACGTATCCGGCCCTAATGGGTTTGGAGCAGGCCAAAATTTATGCCCAGCAATTACATGATCAGGCATTGACTGCTTTGGCTCATTTTGAAGGCGAAGCTGAGGAACTGATGCACATTACCCAGTTCCTGCTCCATCGTAAAAGCTAG
- the prpF gene encoding 2-methylaconitate cis-trans isomerase PrpF, with the protein MSFAAQIKIPATYMRGGTSKGVFFKLDDLPPAARQPGRIRDQLLLRIIGSPDPYGKQIDGMGGASSSTSKTVILSKSQQEHHDVDYLFGQVSIDRPFVDWSGNCGNLTAAVGAFAISNDLVDQARIPENGICIVRIWQKNIQKTIIAHVPMQNGQVQELGDFELDGVTFPAAEVQIEFLDPADDNAEGGSMFPTGYLTETLHVPNIGSFEVTMINAGIPIVFLKAEDLDYNGTELQEHINNDAAALAKFETIRAYAAKQMGLIQDVSEAATRQHTPKIAFVAAPKTYISSSGKEVTEADSDILVRALSMGKLHHAMMGTAAVAIATAAAIPGTLLNQVAGGGERESIRFGHPSGTLRVGAQAVQENGEWKVKKAIMSRSARVLMEGWVRVPEDVLS; encoded by the coding sequence ATGAGTTTTGCAGCCCAGATCAAGATTCCCGCCACTTATATGCGTGGAGGTACGAGTAAAGGCGTATTTTTTAAGCTGGATGACTTGCCGCCTGCTGCCCGGCAGCCGGGCCGAATTCGTGACCAGCTCCTGCTACGTATCATTGGCAGTCCTGATCCCTATGGCAAACAAATTGATGGGATGGGGGGAGCAAGTTCAAGTACCAGTAAAACTGTGATTCTATCCAAAAGCCAGCAAGAACATCATGATGTAGATTATCTGTTTGGACAGGTATCGATTGATCGACCTTTTGTTGACTGGAGTGGCAATTGTGGCAATCTGACCGCAGCAGTAGGTGCATTTGCGATTTCCAATGATCTGGTGGATCAGGCACGTATCCCGGAAAATGGAATATGTATAGTCCGAATCTGGCAAAAGAATATCCAGAAAACGATTATTGCGCACGTGCCTATGCAGAATGGCCAAGTGCAGGAATTGGGTGATTTTGAACTGGATGGAGTTACTTTCCCGGCGGCTGAGGTGCAGATTGAGTTTCTGGACCCGGCGGATGACAATGCCGAAGGTGGCTCAATGTTTCCAACAGGGTACCTGACCGAAACGCTGCACGTGCCAAATATTGGCAGCTTTGAAGTCACCATGATTAATGCCGGTATTCCAATCGTATTTTTAAAGGCTGAAGATCTGGACTATAACGGCACCGAGTTACAGGAGCATATTAATAATGATGCCGCTGCACTGGCAAAGTTTGAAACTATTCGTGCTTATGCTGCCAAGCAGATGGGACTGATTCAGGATGTTAGTGAAGCTGCAACCCGTCAACACACACCGAAAATTGCTTTTGTTGCAGCACCAAAGACTTATATTTCTTCTAGCGGTAAAGAAGTCACCGAAGCGGATAGCGATATTCTGGTACGCGCCTTATCTATGGGGAAACTACACCATGCCATGATGGGTACAGCTGCGGTCGCAATTGCAACGGCTGCTGCAATTCCGGGGACATTACTAAACCAGGTTGCCGGTGGGGGAGAGCGGGAATCGATTCGCTTTGGCCATCCTTCAGGAACTTTAAGAGTCGGCGCACAAGCAGTTCAGGAAAATGGTGAATGGAAGGTAAAAAAGGCCATCATGAGCCGCAGTGCGCGTGTGCTGATGGAAGGCTGGGTGCGGGTGCCTGAAGATGTTTTATCTTAA
- the carO gene encoding ornithine uptake porin CarO has translation MKSLYQALAVSVLAVAAGSTMAADETVVTDEGVASFSFFKPASVRAEVGTTGYGGALSWSVNPYVGVTLGYNGGDISWSDDLSINGTKYDLDMDNNLTYLNAEIRPWANWFYMAAGVGYIDNDYGLERRPGTNASFTVDGSRFANTTGGDVRINGDLSYKNNLAPYVGIGFSPAITNRWGVFGEVGAYYNGNPTVNLNANQAALGLVGDDGRTLGQALDAEEREIRNDNEYEWLPVAKLGVSFRF, from the coding sequence ATGAAATCTTTATATCAAGCTTTAGCTGTATCCGTTTTAGCGGTAGCAGCAGGCTCTACAATGGCGGCTGATGAAACAGTTGTGACAGATGAGGGTGTGGCATCTTTTTCTTTCTTTAAACCTGCTTCTGTTCGTGCTGAAGTTGGAACGACCGGTTATGGTGGCGCACTTTCATGGAGTGTGAACCCGTATGTAGGTGTAACCTTAGGTTATAACGGCGGTGATATTTCCTGGTCTGATGACTTGTCAATCAATGGCACGAAATACGATCTGGATATGGACAATAACCTGACCTATTTAAATGCCGAAATCCGTCCTTGGGCCAACTGGTTTTATATGGCCGCGGGTGTAGGTTATATTGATAATGATTATGGCCTAGAGCGTCGTCCAGGAACTAATGCATCATTTACAGTAGATGGATCACGTTTTGCTAACACAACAGGTGGAGATGTTCGTATTAATGGTGATTTATCCTATAAAAACAATCTTGCACCGTATGTAGGGATTGGTTTCTCACCAGCAATTACCAACCGTTGGGGCGTATTCGGTGAAGTCGGTGCCTACTATAATGGCAATCCAACAGTTAATTTAAATGCTAACCAAGCTGCCTTAGGTTTGGTGGGTGATGATGGCCGTACCTTGGGGCAGGCGCTTGATGCTGAAGAGCGTGAAATTCGTAATGATAACGAATATGAATGGCTACCGGTTGCCAAACTGGGTGTAAGCTTCCGTTTCTAA
- the dapD gene encoding 2,3,4,5-tetrahydropyridine-2,6-dicarboxylate N-succinyltransferase, whose protein sequence is MLQLSTIIEQAFEGRANFSAADCPTEVRQAVEDVITGLDNGTLRVAEKINGEWIVHQWIKKAVLLSFKLNDNQPLEAGDLRFYDKVDTKFTGWTEEQFKAAGVRVVPPAVARKGSYQAKNVVLMPSYVNIGAYVDEGTMVDTWATVGSCAQIGKNVHLSGGVGIGGVLEPLQAGPTIIEDNCFIGARSEIVEGVIVEEGSVISMGVFIGQSTKIYDRATGEIYYGRVPAGSVVVSGSLPSKCGTYSLYAAIIVKKVDAKTRAKTSLNDLLRED, encoded by the coding sequence ATGCTTCAGCTTTCAACAATCATTGAGCAAGCGTTTGAAGGCCGTGCAAATTTTAGCGCAGCAGATTGTCCTACTGAAGTCCGTCAAGCAGTAGAGGACGTAATTACTGGTCTGGACAATGGTACTTTACGGGTCGCAGAAAAAATCAATGGTGAATGGATAGTTCATCAATGGATAAAAAAAGCAGTCCTGTTATCATTTAAATTAAACGACAATCAACCGCTGGAAGCTGGTGACCTTCGTTTCTATGACAAGGTAGATACCAAATTTACCGGCTGGACCGAAGAGCAGTTTAAAGCAGCGGGTGTGCGCGTCGTTCCTCCTGCTGTAGCGCGTAAGGGTTCTTATCAGGCAAAAAATGTGGTATTGATGCCTTCTTATGTGAACATTGGTGCTTATGTTGATGAAGGCACCATGGTGGACACGTGGGCTACAGTCGGCTCATGCGCACAAATTGGTAAGAATGTTCACCTGTCAGGTGGGGTAGGCATTGGGGGGGTACTTGAACCCCTTCAGGCAGGCCCAACTATTATTGAAGATAACTGCTTCATCGGTGCGCGTTCTGAAATTGTAGAAGGTGTGATTGTAGAAGAAGGTTCAGTTATTTCCATGGGCGTATTCATTGGTCAGTCTACCAAAATTTATGACCGTGCAACTGGCGAAATTTACTATGGTCGGGTTCCTGCAGGTTCTGTCGTAGTATCGGGCAGCCTTCCTTCTAAATGTGGTACATACAGCCTGTATGCTGCAATCATCGTGAAAAAAGTAGATGCCAAAACTCGGGCTAAAACCAGCCTAAATGATCTACTTCGTGAAGATTAA